The region AACGATGGATGAACGGTGAATGTAATGTGGAATTTACTTTGAGAAACTCGTTACAGAATAAGAATTATGATCAAGccacctccatctctctcGTACTCGTCGCGAACTTgcgaacagcaacagctcgTCTGAGATATCTCTCTCCCTTGCCTAATGCGCAGTTGACCTCACTCGGATGGATCCAGTTCAGCGTAATCAGGACAATAAACATCAACAGCGCATCAAACACGTAGATAAACACCTCCTGGCGCATAAGGTACGAGTCATAGCCCATCAAGTACTCAACAACACGAATCACTGAACGTATCAAGATCAGGACGCTGGTAAAGAATAACGCCATCATATGTCGCCGCCAGATACTTTGCAGATCAGGCGAGACAGTGACCTGCTGTCTAGCCATGCGGATTTCGAAGACTCCAGCGGTGATcacgaagaaggcgaagaaggcaatcTGCACGAATAATCCCCCGACAATAATATTCTGTCCCATTTGTGCGCTGTCGACGTCTTTGACCATGATTCCGGCGCCTGTTCTGTTAGTATTCCCTTTCATATTCCAAGTTTTCAAGTATGGGGTGGCTTACCAGAAGCCTGCATCAGGAACGAGAGGACATCACCGGCGACAAAGATCTTCGTCAGAAAGCGCAACGGGATTATAGAGCATCGCTCAGCATTAAgcatggcgatgatgcgAC is a window of Aspergillus puulaauensis MK2 DNA, chromosome 4, nearly complete sequence DNA encoding:
- a CDS encoding RTA1 domain-containing protein (COG:S;~EggNog:ENOG410PN5J;~InterPro:IPR007568;~PFAM:PF04479;~TransMembrane:7 (o6-31i38-57o77-102i114-138o150-174i195-217o229-249i);~go_component: GO:0016021 - integral component of membrane [Evidence IEA]), with amino-acid sequence MEFTFYYYAPSGAAGGIFAALFGICTILHLYQLLRTRTWFMIPFAIGGALETVGYIGRVLSSTETPNFTKGPYVMQSALILIAPAFLAASIYMTLGRIIAMLNAERCSIIPLRFLTKIFVAGDVLSFLMQASGAGIMVKDVDSAQMGQNIIVGGLFVQIAFFAFFVITAGVFEIRMARQQVTVSPDLQSIWRRHMMALFFTSVLILIRSVIRVVEYLMGYDSYLMRQEVFIYVFDALLMFIVLITLNWIHPSEVNCALGKGERYLRRAVAVRKFATSTREMEVA